The genomic region CTGCCCTCTGTTGGTTGGCTGTGGCAAACTTTGACATACCGACAGTGACACTGACTAATTATCCCATTGTCTGTTTATAGTAACATTAATTATTAAAAGTTTACTGACCTGCTCTACAGCATCCCCCAGTTTCATAATGTGGGCAGACTGGCCGCTGGTCTGGGCCTTTGAAGAGTATAGCATTATGTCAAGGTCAGCCACATTGGGGAACTTCGGGTGGATCTTCTCAGTTGGATCCACAAAGTGCTCAATCTCAGCCATGGTAAACTCTCTGTGGGTAAGATATTATAGGATCAGCTGGTTACTTCCGCAATCTTTAACCTTTACATAATATTTTCGATGATCAACTTCCAAAACTGCATACCAAGACACATCAACCAGAGAAAATTATGACTTAAAATTGTCAGATATACCCTCCACTTGTTACTGAGTCACTGCATCCCTCACCTGACACGTATGAGTCCAGAACGGGGTGAGATCTCATTCCTAAATGAGTTTCCAATCTGAGCAGCAGCAAATGGAAGCTTGCCCTGGTTAAACTCCAAAAGTCGCTTGAAGTTGAGGAAAATTCCCTGTGCAGTTTCAGGCCTCAGATAGCTGCAAGTATTCAGTCACTATTTAGAGAAAAACTAAAAGGTACTGAAAGGTGTAAAGTTATGCAGCATCAAACTTGCACCTTACCCAGTCATGTTCCCTCCTGGCCCAATAGATGTCTGGAACATGAGGTtaaaggagatggggggggttaGGTCATTTCCTGTGGTGGGGGATTTGACATTGTACTTCACAAAGAGGTCTGTCAGTTCTAGTTGGGTGTAGTTGTCCATCTGAAAAGAGAATTGTACTTCTTTGTCAATAAATTGGACTTCCTACACACACGTAGTCGGTTGTATATTTGCAGGCGATATTGGTGTTAGTTGCAAACCTGAGTGATGACATCTTCCATTTCAGACTTTTTTGAATCTTGACACTTTTTGTCAGACATCAGTTTCTGGATATGGGCTGAGTTTGGTGATGGGGAAAAAAACACTTGATTAGATTTAAATCTACCTTTTAACGCTCCACTGGGAACTGGTGGCAGATATGGAAGAATCAACTTTGATTATATTCGAATGAACAGTGACAAGCCCCTGCCAATCCTTAAAATTAGTTAGGTTTTTTTGTAAAGGAGAAGGAGCTTTTGGACGAGGCTTTCAATGCAAAAGAAAATGATTTTTTTCTGAAAAGCGCAGATTTTCAGTACTCTCTGGAACGGCGCTGGGCATATAATTTATTCGGTGCATGTCACTACCAAAGCTACGAAAACACAAATTGTCCCTACCAAAAATTGCAGAGTGAAACATAATTTTGTAATACATAtagctcaaaaaaaaaaaattctgctcAAACTTGGTTGCATGCTACTGTGCGCTCAAGtgaactattgatgtccctagCAAAGCTCAAATCAAACCTATGCTCCTGTTTCATATCACCACCATTGTTTATGCATCAAGGGCACTGCACCATCTATAATTCTAGATATTTGTGTGCTCCACCAATTTTATCATGGGCATTATGCACTGTAGTGCAAgtaatctgtatgtgtgtttcactgacatcttaatcactgactgcatcatgggcactgtgcactagtgtgACCGAATTTTTATGACCTTGTCAAGACGACGGACAATGTGTGATGACGGATGATGACACGTTGAGAAAGAGGGGGCTTGTTTGTTCCAACTGCAGAGGCTGACCTGTGTCAGCCAGGACAATACAAAAAATTAATTTATTCTACATACATCCAATTATTTATCAGTTTAAAAATAGCTTACCTTTGAGAAGGTGGTCAGCTCGGAAGCACTCTCCATTTTTTACATCTTTTACCATGTAGTCAGCAAACTTATCCACATGCCCTGAAGTCCtgttataataaaaaaaaatacatttgacgcCACTGATTCTTATTTAATGTTTTTACAATAATTAGGCTGTTGAGATGCCACTGGGCTATGAACTTAAAGCTCCCATGCCTTAATTGCAGTTTGATATGTGTCTGTCAATTTAAACCCATAGATCAGGACAGTCCAGCTGTCTCCCGGAACCACTAGGAATTCCCAACCCATTTCAGAACAATGTAATTACTATGCCCTCTAACAACATTAACCAGCATTTGACTCTAGCATGAATCATTGTTTTTAAAATCAATACAATCCCTGCAATTCACACATCGTGGAAAAAAGGAGACAACATTTTGTGGTACGATCCACACAACACATCTGACGTTTTTGTGGTTTAACTGGCTAGAAGGGTGTTTATGAAGAGTGGTCAGATGCGTGCATGATGCAAGATTAAACCCAGGAGAAGGCAAATGACAGAGGAAGCAATACTAACGAGTGGAAAAAATGACAGGTGACATTGGGTGAGCTACAGTGCATTCAGAAAGTTTTCACTTTGTTGTTACAGCCGTATTTCATAATTGATTAAATTCAATATTTCTCAATTCTACACAACACCCTGTAATGatattttgaaaaaaaagtgTTGAAAATTTTGCAAATctattaaaaacaaaaataatcacATGTACATAGGTATTCACAGCCGTTGCCATGACGCTCAATTTTGCTCAACTGCATCCTGTTTCCACTGATCATCCTTGAGATGCTTCTACAACTGGATTGAAGTCCAGCTGCGGTAAATTCAGTTGATTGGACATGATTTGGAAAGGCACACATCGATCTAAATAAAGTTGCACAGTTCacagtgcatgtcagagcaCAGGCACAGATCTGGGGAAGGGTACAGAAAAATGTCTGCAGCACTCTGAAGGTCCCAAGGAGCACAGTAGCCTCCATCCTGCGTAAATGGAAGAAGTCTGGAATCACCAGGGGCTtcgtataaacgttgcgtacgcacaaaaagcttgcgtacgctggttttcacgcacactttgtgatgcaTAAAGAtatacttgacgtgagaatgtgcgggccgtcacagaAAGTGTTGTCTGGCTCTgaaacatggcgaattctaactgaagtGCCAAAACTCactaaacattacaaaataaagtttccactactatgtttatgacgttgactattcaaaaaacataaaaataaaagtttgatcattaatgtggatgatcacatcaaaatgccaaaacccaaaacaggAAATGTTATATAGCTTtgtgtttaatccgccaccacttaacttctgttaaacttgagggtgtcaaacgaacgacaaaatcactcaggaaatgcatgtcactctaaccctatagctgccatgctgttacaatgcgccaccactcgtttcttaatttaaagttttacatcagaccatttcttcttaatttctgccatggtgcGGTTCtccgaacccacagcattttTGGCCGTATAATactgattttatttgtaatgtactttacattgagctaaatctcaaagtgcaacaggttaaaaacaagaaagggcgtaAATAGtgagttttccactccgccaactttcttttgtcgctaatacctgataACAAGCCGCCAAAcatgacacattttctcgcctccatctctgttgtcagaacctcaatCTCAgtctgtgatttttttttgcGTGATTAGTCattttaccgtatttcttcaaataaaccctgcggcgtttattaaataatgttcatttttggtgcggcgtttattcaaagaaatacggtaattcagacaaagaaaggagctcatttatagtccatccgcatattcatttatgggaggaggcaaggcggggtcagtggcttgttcaatctcacgttgattgtgatttataaaggaaagttGAGCAGGatctggcgtacgaccggttttatacatgtgaatatttctgtgcgtaggtactttgagttttggccgtacgccatcttctggtatgaaagctgcgcaatccatTTTGCATGAGGCCCCAGGACTCTTCCTCGAGTTAGCCGTCCGGCCAAACTGAGCGATCGGGGGAGAAGGGCCTTAGTAAGAGAGGTGACCAAGAATCCCATGGTCAATCTGACAGAGCTCCAGCGTTGCTCTGTGAACAGAGAACCTTCCATAAGGACAACCATCTCTGCAGCAATCCACCAATCAGGCCTGTATGGTAGAGTGGCCAGACGGAAGCCACTCCTTAGTAAAAAGGCACATGACAGCCTGCCTGGAGTTTTCCAAAAGGCACCTGAAGGACTCTCAGACCATGAGAAAACAAAATTCTCTCGTCTGATAAAACGAAGATTTAACTCTTTGGCCTGAATGTCAAGCGTCATGTCTGGTGGAAACCAGGCACTGTTCATCATCTGGCCAATACCATACCTacagtgaagcatggtggtggcagcatcatgCTGTGGGGATGTTTTTCAGCGACAGGAACTGTGAGACTAGTCAGGATCGAGGGAAAGATGAATGTAGCAATGTACAGAGACATCCTTGATGAAAATCTGCTCTGAAGCACTCTGAACCTCAGACTGGGGCAAAGGTTCATGTTCCAACGACCCTGAGCACACAGCCAAGATAAAAGGAGTGGCTTTGGGACAACTCTGTAAATGTCTttgagtggcccagccagagcccagaCTTGAACCTGATTGAACACCTCTGGAGAAATCTGAAAATGGCTGTGCACCGACACTTCCCATccaacctgatggagcttgaTACGTCCTGCAAAGAAGATGGGAGAAACTGACCAAAAATAGGTGTGCCAAGCTTGTTGCATTCTAATCAAAAAGACTTGAGGCTGTAATTGCTGCCAAAGGTGTTTCAACAAAGTATTGCGCAAAGGCTGTGAATATTTAAGTATATGTTGGCGGCCGCCTCCATAAATTTTGGTGCTGCCTCCAGCTCTCGACAACTCCAACGGGTGTCTTCTTGGAAAACCCTATACTGTCAAACAAGCATTGCTCTCGGCTAATTTGTGTTGTTTGTAACTGCAATTACGGCATCACGCCATTTGGTGGCACTATCAAAATTAGCACAGTGCTCCGGGAAAGGCTATGCCTAAAATGCCAATGAGGAAGAAAAGAGCTGCGATTTTCAACAAGGGATTTCCCCCAACAGAGTCTTTTATCCATCCTGTAGAAAAGGAGTTTGTCAACAGGACCCTGATATTTTGTGGCTGTTCAACAGGTTAAATATGGTTTATTTAGCATCCAAACACGTCTAGTGTCTTAAGGTTtcctaaataaacaaatacatccCATCAGTGAATACAGTTTTGTTATACAGCTTAGTTTTAGTTATGAATGCTGGTGAGCTAGATAGCTACGTTTTTTTTCACGTTTAAGCTTTGCAGATATTGCTTGTCGAGTAAGTGATTTAAGTAAGGTGAGTTTGCGAGGAAGATGGTTATGAAAGCAGGTAAAACAGTGCAGATATCATCTTGTCATTACAGGCAGTTAAAAAGTAGCAAGTCATGTTACTATGCGGCAACTTTctcacagggctctcaagtctcatgcATTCATCGTGAGACTCATTTTAGCCATTTCTCATGTTCTTACACAACACCTAGTatttctcacgcatttcaaccatttctcatgcTGGGAAATAAAGGAGGACTTGTCCCGCTATATAGCctacaattaatggacgagggGCAGATTTCTGCTGAGTTGATAGCTGCCTCCAGTTATACAGAGTAGGGCTGCTCGATTATGCCAAAATGAtcatcacgattattttgatcaatattgagatcacgattaattgttgattttaacctaatcaaatgttattgtcacaatgcattgtacctgcaaaatggatgtgaataaggccccgtccacactagcccgggtaaataCAAATACGCATATTCAAATTGAAAACAATCTCCATCAacacactagcgttttcatatcaTTTTCCAAATActtgccgtccacactaacaggtacatgacaatcgttgtcatggttacgccactcctgcccctcctttCCGCCAGGgtgccctgtttacatactcttttggcaatactatttggtgttttaaaattgtcccaccagctagctgttcagccaggtcttacccagaatcgccgctctgtttggtttaaaccgtcttctctgccttgtccccctatcgttcaggcacaccgagtacaacgctcgccttctgcgtaggagtaacgcgtatctattaagtgataatacttgtacctgaagtacactaactaaactggtaaataaattagagatggagcagcatatttctttcaccttccatgctCATCCtgacattatagctatagagcgaaagctacccccaatgccatggcaactgaaTGTCattgtatctgaaaagctccatggacgccgtccacactactacgtgaacccggcgttttcaaatgtctccggctaggggagcgtattcgaaaagctcagttttcagtgtccgaatacgccgtattagtgtggacgggagttgcaaacgcagacatatgtTTGCGTTTCGAAATTTactcgggctagtgtggacggggcccctgtcctctgtaaccgtctacatcaagaaactaagctgcgtggtgcagggaacatctcgTGATCAGACTTTAAGACTTGAACGCAGCAAGTTGCAGCCTACAGATAGGAGAAAAAGTGTATCATAGCCCATTACATAACGTGACAAATTTTCCGActtataactcctccccgaatgcaagcggcaactctcgctggtcgtttcatgcagccgcagccgaTGTTGAACGCAGCTATTGGTTTACAGAgcgctagattggctttgcaaaaaataactttgatacaAAACGTTCTATTAACAgaatgacgcattttaaatatcgctcAATCACAtgaatttgatcgtgggaagccgaaatTGTGATCGTGATTAAAATTCGAGTAATCGTGCAGACCTAATACAGAGTTAAAAACCAGCCCATCAGAAACATCACCACCAGCTTGGATGTTTTGAGGGTGGCCAATTGATGGACCAGACCAGGAATGCATGAAATGGTTTTCCCTaatgaaaaactgtttaaatGTTCTGGCTCTGGTTGTGAACTGTGTAGATAAAAACAATGGCTTTCATGTCATTTATGTTgaagttataaaaaaaaaagctttaacGTAAGTAATTTTCTTCAATCAATACTAGAACAATGTTGCTTGTGAAAAGTGCTTGCTGAAGCCAGTTGAAGACACAGtaaacatgcttgtgtgtgcacatgatCAGGATGataccacctcctccacctcatttTGAGCCAGGAAAAACCATGGTATTGTgtgtaaaataatttaaaaaaaagaattgaaTCAATTTTGGAATAAGGCTGTAACATACCAAtatgtggaaaaagtgaagaGCTGTAAATACTTTCCGGATGCACTGTACATACATTCCAGTCTTGAAACTCAAAATCCAACTAGAATATTCAGTGGTTCATCACAATATATTCCTTTACGCACTACATTTATGCTTGATGAACCTATgattttgtatatatatttaagtGTGTAGCTGAGTGGGATTTTAGAATTACTTTGGGTGAAATAATAAATATCTAAAATGGCAGAGAGTAATGCAGAATGTGGGCTGAGAAACACCCACTTGAGGACTGGCTCTGGGGTCAACATGGTGCAGTCAATCTCTAGGATCTGCTCCTCCTGGATGAAGTGTTCCCTCCAAGCCTGCAGGATGTTATTCTTCAGAGCACAGCCCACAGGGCCAAAGTCATACAGTCCACTAACACCTGGTCAGGATAATTGTTGTGTCACTGAATTAGTCTGCTTTATAAATATAATATGAATATAATTTATCAATAATTATACATTATACTATTGACATTAATCGGTCTGTTCAGATTCCTTATTGTTAGTTGGTTCCTACCTCCATAGATAGCAAATGCCTGATCATAGAAAAATCGCCTCTTCAAGGTATCTTCCATCTTGGTTCTGTCTACTATGTCATTGTTGGGCTGCAAGGCCAGTTCCTGTAAAATGAATGATAAAGCATGCTTAGACATGCAGTAAAGGTCAGCCGTTTTCAAGGTATTACTGTGGTTTCAAGGTACGGTGTGAAGTGACAGGACAAGACACACCTTAACCTCAAGAGTTTTCTTCCTTGATTTTAATTCAGACACAGCTTTTGTGACATCTACGTCAGGGGCATTCTCCTGTTTCATTTTCCGCACCAATTCACCCTGAAAGACACGAAGTCAGCCGTACAAGCAACGGCTCAGCAGTGAGAAGCATTTTAGGGCATCTGAATTACATACTATTACATCAACTTGGTCAACTTAATCTTCTTAAGTCTGCTAATATTGCAGTAAAAAGCACCGTAACTGTCTTCTTAGCCAGGTCACACACTTCAAATGACAAAGAGAATCTGCAAGCGTAGCTAGTGAAACGTGGCAAAAAATTTGAGACAGCTAGCCTTAGCTCTAGCTGCTAGACGTTCAGACCTTTCTAGCAAACTTAGCCAGGTAGCAGGCTGCGTAGCACTTAGCTTGTGTAGTGACAGccatgcattcattcattcattgtcAAAACTGAATTTGATAAAACCATTTTCATTGTGAAGAAGTCTACTATGGTAGTGCGTTTCAGACCTTTAGTTCCTTTTAGACGTGCAGCACAGGACTGGCCTTGCCGACTACTATACTCGACAAATAATGCGATGTAACTTGGTGGAGCTAGTCTACCGGTTGCAAGCCAGGCTAGTTGTGATGATTATAAACATTTAAGGATTGAGAAAGTGATGGAGAAATCTGTGAAAAATAGCTAATCAGGATAACTTAAGTAGACAGGAGAAAGACAATTCAGCCACATAACATGTGAAGTTGTACACGTCCGCAAGACTGCAGTGGTATTAGCTAGGCTACCTGTTCTTTGACTGCAAGCCTCAGTGGGGCAAGCACTTCTTCAATATTGCCATCCATGTTTTGTCCTTCAAAGTCTTGCAACCAAagacttttctttttcttacaCAAGCAACCCGACAAGGAGAAATCCCTGTACGCGACTCGAGAACGACAGGTGAGCGTTAAAACCTGGACCCTCGGCACCAACGACAAAGTCTCAGTGCTGGTCCTCAGCAGTGCTAATGATGCGCTACGAAGCATGGACAGTGACTGGGTGGTGTATGAAGAGAATGATGAAATCAAAGGAAATAAGTAAATGTCACTCCCGCCTCTGGTCGGCACTTTCACTATCTTTGCCAAAACACTGAAATCGCAGATTCGTTCAATATTGATTGCGACTGTAGACTGGATTATGCATTAATCTAAAAATCTAAAATCTATtactataattccaggaatctgtctgtcaaaatgtttgtgtaaaatatatatttttcataaTTAGAAAAACGTTATGCATTCTATTATTTTGAAacttttgaatcttttttttGCACTTGAACCTTGAACCTTTTTGCATTAGAATGTCTTTCTTTACGTTTTAAAGTTTTTTTGTTGATTGATTGAAACACTAGTTCTTCGTTTGCTCTTTCGACCCGACAGCTTAGGTCGGGATTTAGTCAAGCCCCCACCTCTCGCTCCTCGGTCTTGAAGCAAATGCCCAGATGGATCTTGGCGGTATTCCATTTCTGATTTGGTAGCAGCGTAAGGGAGTtatgaccaagcccccacccctcgctcctcagcttaaaggggcgattgattgcaaaatacGATTTAACCTTGTGatagttgaataacaacagttcggtgggtaaaatgaacatacagtgaacctcaaagtccattgacacctctttcctatgcaaatctcaaaatgaaaaaatTTGCCTGTAAAATACTAGCTTTTCAAGAAAGCCACCGGAGTGAAAGTCAGTCCGGCGActgccttttttggctctggtctgtatctttgtcacgccccaaaatgtacatccagaccagcccactcactggTGTTCTTGCCCAGTCCGAGGTGCGTAGATCTCCGATGCTAGTTTAGCTGGGCGCTGCtttgtgtaggctacttctaagcaATTACAAAGAATTATGTTTTGAagtataacaaggatattgaaaatggaccacggtcgtaaacgctgtgttccaggctgtcaAGGGAAGGttaacactcagtcttcccaaggagccaaacattcaacaggcatggctgctgtttgtctatgacaagatcccggcgaagttcgtcactcaattattcatttgctctgaacatttctcTCTGCTATgtacaatttcaagcaggatttgctaagaagctgaacctgaaaagatGTGCTTTTCCGACCGCACGCTCATCGCAACCGCACGCtgtaagtaggctacagtatgattttgtcgctgacagttattagcaatgctaacgtctcctgtatctagcataggtagaatgctaaatacgtttctaaacacatcaacatactttacttGGCAAATGACTGTAGCTAGACTatctgtagtcggcattagaagagaagcttccgaaaaaatagccagaaaacgaatagcagtctggcctattgctaacgccagTCCAGATTATCCATTTGAAAGAAATGGATAATGGTTTGTGCAAatgttatgttctgtgtacttatatgttatgttagtCCCCtgcactacctgctagggggactgacgagatctacagcaggcttgtctctct from Hypomesus transpacificus isolate Combined female unplaced genomic scaffold, fHypTra1 scaffold_91, whole genome shotgun sequence harbors:
- the gars1 gene encoding glycine--tRNA ligase; amino-acid sequence: MLRSASLALLRTSTETLSLVPRVQVLTLTCRSRVAYRDFSLSGCLCKKKKSLWLQDFEGQNMDGNIEEVLAPLRLAVKEQGELVRKMKQENAPDVDVTKAVSELKSRKKTLEVKELALQPNNDIVDRTKMEDTLKRRFFYDQAFAIYGGVSGLYDFGPVGCALKNNILQAWREHFIQEEQILEIDCTMLTPEPVLKTSGHVDKFADYMVKDVKNGECFRADHLLKAHIQKLMSDKKCQDSKKSEMEDVITQMDNYTQLELTDLFVKYNVKSPTTGNDLTPPISFNLMFQTSIGPGGNMTGYLRPETAQGIFLNFKRLLEFNQGKLPFAAAQIGNSFRNEISPRSGLIRVREFTMAEIEHFVDPTEKIHPKFPNVADLDIMLYSSKAQTSGQSAHIMKLGDAVEQEIINNSVLGYFIGRIYLYLIKVGVAKDKLRFRQHMDNEMAHYACDCWDAETKTSYGWIEIVGCADRSCYDLKCHARATKVPLAAEKPLKEPKVINVVQFETNKGAIGKAYKKDAKLAMEYLAICDECYITEQEQLLTENGEFTIETAGKSFKLTKDMVSVKRFQKTLHVEEVVPNVIEPSFGIGRIMYSIFEHTFKVREGDEQRTFFSFPATVAPYKCSILPLSQNPEFMPFVRELSEAMTKNAVSYKVDDSSGSIGRRYARTDEIGVAFGITIDFDTVNKTPHTATLRDRDSMRQIRAEVNKLPGIVRDLANNTKTWAEVESKYPIFEGQETSKKDTVED